A genome region from Gopherus flavomarginatus isolate rGopFla2 chromosome 9, rGopFla2.mat.asm, whole genome shotgun sequence includes the following:
- the VASN gene encoding vasorin, with protein MARSSPPAARLRSRESGMDHLILWMLLLMSPAAWVQGCPSGCQCSQPQVVFCAARRSHAVPSGLPPDTAYLYAFENGITSLHDDSFRGLPALQQLDLSQNKISSLQRNVFHPLTNLVNLDLSSNQLREITNETFHGLRLLERLYLDRNRIQRIHPAALDTLENLLELKLQNNQLRLVPPLNLPKLLLLDISHNGIATIEAGAFHTVNIESLKIAGLGLSSLDEELFQNLNNLHELDISDNSLGRVPEVLRRLRGLTRLSLAGNTQIAQLQVEDFGELPNLQELDISNLNLNTIPQDFFSLFPRLRAITVAENPFNCLCQLSWFGRWLHTSHVTLRRSEETRCHFPPKNAAKLLQHLEYADFGCPATPTPTPTLRTTSLQPAVLLTSSGHSALEPSLTAPTHEPAPRQDSSTRAPHTAAQGPTSPEMQICPPRTCLNGGTCQVDTHNHLECQCPNGFSGLYCEAEIRRTTLPPITQAPTQSKQISIKQVSSTSLTVDLKNYQQAKDQLKGIRLTYRNLSGPDKRPVTLSLPTLLSEYTVRALRPNSTYHLCTGPLGEKPSEGEFCIEAHTAVQRTHQQHLPVTQSKDSNLTLMIVPALAAVLLLVIAVTAVTYYLRHRRAKAHADAGVDSSPLELEGVKTCLENRDLATHSQKLPENVAVLNGLECDVPLVHQRYPSNNNSPAVKPSYF; from the coding sequence AGAGTCCGGCATGGACCACCTGATCCTGTGGATGCTGCTGCTTATGTCCCCTGCAGCCTGGGTTCAGGGCTGTCCCTCAGGCTGCCAGTGCAGCCAGCCACAAGTTGTGTTCTGTGCGGCCCGGAGGAGCCACGCCGTCCCGAGTGGCCTGCCACCGGACACAGCCTACCTGTACGCCTTCGAGAATGGCATCACCTCGCTCCATGACGACAGCTTCCGGggactcccagcactgcagcagctggaCCTCTCCCAGAACAAGATTTCCAGCCTCCAGAGGAATGTCTTCCATCCCCTCACCAACCTTGTCAACTTGGATCTGTCATCCAACCAGCTGCGTGAGATCACCAACGAAACCTTCCACGGGCTGCGCCTGCTGGAGCGCCTCTACCTGGACCGGAACCGAATCCAGCGCATCCACCCGGCTGCCTTGGACACACTGGAGAACCTGCTGGAGCTGAAGCTCCAGAACAATCAGCTGCGTTTGGTTCCTCCGCTGAACcttcccaaactcctgctgctggacaTAAGTCACAACGGCATTGCCACCATCGAAGCTGGTGCCTTTCACACAGTGAACATAGAGTCTCTCAAGATCGCAGGGCTGGGACTGAGCAGCTTGGATGAGGAGCTTTTTCAGAACTTGAACAACCTCCATGAGCTGGACATCTCGGACAACTCGCTGGGTAGAGTCCCGGAGGTGCTCCGGCGGCTCCGGGGCCTCACCAGGCTCAGCCTGGCTGGGAACACCCAAATCGCTCAGCTGCAGGTGGAGGATTTCGGGGAGCTGCCCAACCTCCAAGAGCTGGACATCAGCAACCTCAACCTCAACACCATTCCCCAGGACTTCTTCAGCCTCTTCCCCAGGCTCCGGGCCATCACCGTGGCCGAGAATCCATTCAACTGCCTCTGCCAGCTGAGCTGGTTTGGGCGCTGGCTACACACCAGCCATGTCACACTCAGGAGGTCCGAGGAGACAAGGTGCCACTTCCCTCCCAAGAACGCTGCTAAGCTCCTCCAGCACCTGGAATATGCAGACTTCGGCTGTCCtgccaccccaacccccacccccaccctgagaacCACCTCCCTGCAGCCGGCCGTGCTCCTCACCAGCAGCGGGCACTCTGCACTGGAGCCCAGCCTTACTGCTCCCACTCATGAGCCCGCACCCCGGCAGGACAGCTCTACTCGCGCACCACACACGGCTGCGCAGGGGCCGACTAGCCCCGAGATGCAGATCTGCCCTCCCCGGACGTGCTTAAATGGGGGCACCTGCCAGGTAGACACGCACAACCACCTGGAGTGCCAGTGCCCCAACGGCTTCTCGGGCTTGTACTGCGAGGCCGAGATCCGGAGAACaaccctgccccccatcacccAGGCACCCACGCAAAGCAAGCAAATCAGCATTAAGCAGGTCAGCAGCACCTCACTGACGGTGGACTTAAAAAACTATCAACAGGCCAAAGATCAGCTGAAGGGCATCCGCCTGACCTACCGCAACCTGTCCGGGCCCGACAAGCGGCCGGTCACACTCAGCCTGCCGACGTTGCTCTCCGAATACACCGTACGTGCGCTGAGACCGAACTCCACCTACCACCTCTGCACTGGACCGCTGGGGGAGAAGCCCTCCGAAGGGGAGTTCTGCATTGAGGCCCACACTGCTGTGCAGAGGACTCACCAGCAGCACCTGCCCGTCACCCAGAGCAAAGACAGCAACCTGACGCTCATGATTGTGCCAGCgctggctgctgtgctgctgctggtgattgCTGTGACAGCAGTCACATACTATCTCCGACACCGACGGGCTAAGGCACATGCTGATGCTGGGGTGGACTCcagccccctggagctggaaggGGTGAAAACATGTCTGGAAAACAGAGACTTAGCGACCCACAGTCAAAAGCTGCCAGAGAATGTGGCAGTGCTGAATGGCTTAGAATGCGACGTCCCCCTGGTGCACCAACGCTACCCCAGTAACAACAACAGCCCAGCGGTCAAGCCGTCCTATTTCTAG